One segment of Neobacillus endophyticus DNA contains the following:
- a CDS encoding DUF4825 domain-containing protein translates to MKKFTTYIILISLLLIVLGGCQLSNKPNQDIFQYMGSYIGNNSAVGNIITQLPQSKAFKQVTLQTKKKPYGMVIEYGDGTGNIKNSVINNATYLIALVKNVEWISFDFPNEKYTLTRQEIQQWYGKDLSDIKNEKDLKNLIQTNLKDKNKVNDLLKK, encoded by the coding sequence ATGAAGAAATTTACTACATATATAATTTTAATATCATTATTGTTGATAGTATTAGGTGGTTGTCAGTTAAGTAATAAACCAAATCAAGATATTTTTCAATATATGGGATCCTATATAGGTAATAATAGTGCAGTTGGAAACATTATTACTCAGTTACCTCAAAGTAAAGCATTCAAACAAGTGACACTTCAAACCAAAAAGAAACCTTACGGTATGGTCATTGAATACGGTGATGGTACAGGCAACATTAAAAATAGTGTCATAAATAATGCAACATATCTGATTGCTTTGGTTAAAAATGTAGAATGGATTTCATTTGATTTTCCAAACGAAAAATATACTTTAACGAGACAAGAAATACAACAATGGTACGGGAAAGATTTAAGTGATATAAAAAATGAAAAGGACCTAAAAAACCTCATTCAAACAAACTTAAAAGACAAAAATAAAGTAAACGATTTACTTAAAAAGTAA
- a CDS encoding rolling circle replication-associated protein, whose product MDACYKLFCDFKKRLKYYLEKNQLPPFKYIGVTEFQESNNNCSIHYHLVCNLIEIPLHDLQTLWGYGWVNRKIIHSDPTTNKKIIYYLNKGIMDERLAGKKKYLRSFGLMKPISIMIDDLEEFYQHFATLNMEKIESGSYHSNLYGEIQYQNYYVENEKELLDYVQGL is encoded by the coding sequence ATAGATGCTTGTTACAAACTGTTCTGTGACTTCAAAAAGCGGCTTAAGTATTATCTTGAAAAAAACCAGTTACCACCATTCAAATATATTGGTGTCACCGAATTTCAAGAGTCTAATAATAATTGCTCAATACATTACCATCTTGTGTGCAACCTAATTGAAATACCGCTACATGACCTGCAAACATTATGGGGTTATGGATGGGTGAACAGAAAGATCATTCACTCTGATCCAACCACTAATAAAAAAATTATCTATTATCTTAATAAAGGCATCATGGATGAAAGATTGGCTGGCAAGAAGAAATATTTAAGATCTTTTGGACTAATGAAACCTATAAGCATTATGATTGATGATTTAGAAGAATTCTATCAACATTTTGCCACTCTTAACATGGAAAAAATTGAAAGTGGTTCATATCACTCTAACTTATATGGCGAAATACAGTATCAAAATTATTATGTTGAAAATGAAAAGGAGCTATTGGATTATGTTCAAGGATTATAA
- a CDS encoding DUF1835 domain-containing protein, translating to MKIEIEELKKFIKEMPEKEAKSLLFHILLRFNLLKNTRYSEAEFINDMENIFKTVFKLSRERAEMNGEKNFQRIHILFGQSTSGCLKIVLRDMGLDKKEQVISFWDIFSIGPVWQLHEENGGQSRFQWMKKCMSKEYNDDYIDYIRNFEKATKLINAIPNGGRVTIWSSFSAHEQTGLRFVLYLLKKKNIDISIINTTEWYEKLFHVKGVKYTLLHSGEIPPEKLQLIYEQGDGEVITGHDREDLEKEWLALAESQETLRIWRNGRIQGVPENYFDELIVERAKKLLRKKKTNEFMKSARVIGEVLGHLEQYVGDSFLEYRLRKLIEAGVFESEGSLEAMRLYSVRLKM from the coding sequence ATGAAGATTGAAATAGAAGAACTAAAAAAATTCATCAAGGAGATGCCAGAAAAGGAAGCGAAATCATTACTGTTTCATATCCTATTAAGATTCAACCTTTTGAAAAATACAAGATATTCAGAGGCAGAATTTATAAATGACATGGAAAACATTTTCAAAACGGTTTTCAAATTATCAAGGGAACGTGCAGAAATGAATGGAGAGAAGAACTTTCAAAGGATTCATATTCTATTCGGTCAATCAACTTCAGGCTGTTTAAAAATTGTTTTAAGGGATATGGGACTTGATAAAAAGGAACAGGTCATCTCATTTTGGGACATATTCTCTATAGGTCCCGTTTGGCAGTTGCATGAGGAAAATGGGGGGCAATCCAGATTTCAGTGGATGAAGAAGTGTATGAGCAAAGAATACAATGATGACTATATCGATTATATCCGAAATTTTGAAAAGGCAACCAAACTAATAAACGCTATTCCAAACGGCGGTCGTGTAACTATTTGGTCTTCTTTTAGTGCGCATGAACAGACAGGATTGCGATTTGTTCTTTATCTATTAAAGAAAAAAAATATTGATATCAGCATTATTAACACGACAGAATGGTACGAAAAGCTGTTCCATGTGAAAGGAGTCAAATATACTTTGCTTCATTCAGGTGAAATTCCCCCAGAAAAACTTCAACTCATATATGAACAAGGTGATGGAGAGGTCATTACAGGCCATGATAGAGAGGATTTAGAGAAAGAATGGCTTGCTCTCGCAGAGAGTCAGGAAACGTTAAGAATTTGGCGAAATGGAAGGATACAGGGTGTTCCCGAAAACTATTTTGATGAATTGATTGTAGAAAGAGCAAAGAAGCTACTCCGAAAGAAGAAAACAAATGAATTTATGAAATCTGCAAGGGTAATCGGAGAGGTTCTTGGGCATTTAGAACAATATGTAGGAGATTCGTTTCTTGAATATCGACTTAGAAAGCTGATAGAAGCAGGAGTATTTGAGTCGGAAGGCAGTCTTGAAGCAATGCGTCTTTATAGTGTGCGATTGAAAATGTAA
- a CDS encoding protein-export chaperone SecB: METVENTLDYYKLIRNSVQLRKVELISLNCVKREFEGPGKQVQIFLKREVNMLSEDTVEIYLHSNVGIKEGPFEFDVLYKGVCKSSIKLSKPQFEQYAYDQVVPLLLPYLRECIASTMARMALPIYTLPTLDVLDTLEANLNKVHSEE, encoded by the coding sequence ATGGAAACTGTAGAAAATACATTGGATTACTATAAATTAATTAGAAATAGTGTTCAATTAAGAAAAGTTGAACTAATTTCTTTGAATTGTGTTAAAAGGGAATTCGAAGGTCCTGGAAAACAAGTACAAATATTTTTAAAGAGAGAAGTGAATATGCTATCAGAGGATACAGTTGAAATTTATTTACACTCAAACGTAGGAATTAAAGAAGGGCCGTTTGAGTTTGATGTGCTTTATAAAGGCGTTTGTAAGTCCTCGATTAAACTAAGTAAGCCACAGTTTGAACAGTATGCATATGATCAGGTTGTACCCTTGTTACTTCCATATTTAAGAGAATGTATTGCTAGTACAATGGCTAGAATGGCACTACCGATTTATACATTACCAACATTAGATGTTTTAGACACTTTAGAGGCTAATTTAAATAAGGTACACTCTGAGGAATAG
- a CDS encoding serine hydrolase domain-containing protein: MFEISDETLRFINKTCRGKKHIKLTVGYLTDNNSVIKIYNENGELDSSKKYHYEIGSITKTFTASLLSKYVFEKKLSINDTIQKYIEDLKEHEYYPTLVRLATHTSGYSTTLPLNNREYFNLMLGLIIGSSDMYMNNPLNMDFNKMKMLIEKNKLQEVDYSWKYSNFGTSLIGYVLGAVSGRGYWDDMNDFIHNVLGLSDTYLGTSNNNLRGYDRKNNDCGNWKWTKENLISPAGAISSTAADLIEYAKMNIYENKPYFSLCHKKHGNGKKKYDMGLGWWLLKKNNNVILHGGGTGCFSSFLGIDKEKKVASVVLANYRLGRNDDEKIGITLLESLQKSKDI, from the coding sequence ATGTTTGAAATCAGTGATGAAACATTACGATTTATTAATAAGACCTGCAGAGGAAAAAAACATATAAAATTAACAGTTGGCTATTTAACAGACAATAATTCTGTCATAAAAATTTATAATGAAAACGGTGAACTTGATTCATCAAAAAAGTATCATTATGAAATTGGGTCTATTACAAAGACTTTTACTGCTTCGTTGTTATCAAAATATGTATTTGAAAAAAAGCTGTCAATAAACGATACCATACAAAAATATATAGAAGACCTTAAAGAACACGAGTACTATCCGACATTGGTTCGTCTTGCTACTCACACTTCCGGATATTCAACAACACTGCCATTAAATAACCGAGAATATTTTAACCTAATGTTAGGTTTGATTATTGGCAGTAGTGATATGTATATGAATAATCCATTAAATATGGATTTTAACAAAATGAAAATGCTAATTGAAAAAAATAAACTACAAGAAGTAGATTACTCATGGAAATATTCAAATTTCGGCACGTCATTAATTGGGTATGTATTGGGGGCTGTATCAGGCAGGGGATATTGGGACGATATGAATGACTTTATTCATAATGTACTTGGACTAAGCGATACATATTTAGGAACATCAAACAATAATTTACGTGGTTATGACAGAAAAAATAACGATTGTGGTAATTGGAAATGGACTAAAGAAAATCTTATCTCACCTGCGGGTGCAATAAGTTCAACTGCTGCTGATTTAATTGAATATGCAAAAATGAATATTTACGAAAATAAACCGTATTTCTCTCTTTGTCATAAAAAACATGGAAATGGAAAAAAGAAGTATGATATGGGTCTTGGATGGTGGCTTTTAAAGAAAAACAATAATGTTATTTTGCATGGCGGTGGAACAGGATGCTTTAGTTCATTTTTAGGAATTGACAAAGAAAAGAAAGTTGCTTCCGTAGTTTTGGCCAATTATAGATTAGGAAGAAATGATGATGAAAAAATAGGAATTACCTTATTAGAAAGTCTACAGAAATCAAAAGATATATAA
- a CDS encoding helix-turn-helix domain-containing protein, producing MFKDYKDYPDVLNVSDVQQILGIGRKQAYELVHSDNFHVITIGKRIKISKKVLFNWIEGEQNPA from the coding sequence ATGTTCAAGGATTATAAGGATTATCCAGATGTGTTAAATGTATCTGATGTGCAGCAAATTTTAGGAATTGGCAGGAAACAGGCTTATGAGCTAGTTCATTCGGATAATTTCCATGTTATAACAATTGGAAAGCGTATCAAGATATCAAAAAAGGTTCTTTTTAATTGGATAGAAGGAGAACAGAATCCAGCATGA
- the istB gene encoding IS21-like element helper ATPase IstB, translating into MLNDQMLSKLQEMKLIGMAEAYKEQSLNKEYKSMSFEDRFSLLIDLEYSRRKSNNLNRLIKNATFSDSKACIEDIEYFEDRKLKKELILKLASGLYIQDHHNIILKGPTGSGKTFMACAFGVSACRQFYNVKYIRLPELLDELSLAKLAADGSYRKLIKKYTKTDVLILDEWLLTELSKDEANILLEITETRHKSSSTIYCSQIDPSGWHMKLGNGTIAEAILDRIIHDSYQFLLDGEISMRERHGLGRNV; encoded by the coding sequence ATGTTAAATGATCAAATGTTATCCAAACTACAAGAAATGAAATTAATCGGGATGGCTGAAGCTTACAAGGAGCAGTCTCTAAATAAAGAATACAAGTCCATGAGTTTCGAAGATCGTTTCTCTCTGCTAATTGATTTAGAGTATTCTCGTCGCAAAAGCAATAATTTGAATCGATTAATTAAAAATGCCACATTTTCGGACTCAAAAGCATGTATTGAAGATATTGAGTATTTTGAGGACCGCAAATTGAAAAAGGAACTCATTTTGAAGTTAGCCAGTGGCCTTTATATCCAAGACCATCATAATATCATATTGAAAGGACCTACTGGATCAGGGAAAACCTTTATGGCTTGTGCTTTTGGTGTATCGGCATGTCGTCAATTTTATAATGTAAAGTATATTCGATTACCTGAATTACTGGATGAATTGTCTCTGGCAAAATTGGCTGCCGATGGCAGCTATCGTAAGTTGATCAAGAAATATACAAAAACAGATGTGCTCATTCTTGATGAATGGTTGCTTACGGAACTATCAAAGGATGAAGCAAATATCCTGTTGGAGATCACCGAAACCCGGCACAAATCCTCCTCCACCATTTACTGTTCACAAATTGATCCTAGTGGATGGCACATGAAATTAGGAAATGGCACCATTGCGGAAGCCATTCTAGACCGTATTATCCATGATTCTTATCAATTCTTATTAGACGGTGAAATCTCCATGCGAGAACGTCATGGATTAGGAAGAAATGTCTAA
- a CDS encoding NAD(P)-dependent alcohol dehydrogenase, giving the protein MKAMVYNKYGTTNVLSLKELEIPALKQNEVLVKIHAASVNSWDWDLLRGKPFLNRLGGLLKPKYKILGADIAGKVEAIGREVNHISVEDEVFGDISWCGWGGFAEYVCVNAEALTLKPTSMTFEEAAAIPQAGVLALQGLRDIGQIHEAKKVLINGAGGGVGTFALQIAKLYGAEVTCVDSKKKLDTLKSIGADHVIDYTEEDFVQKGQFYDLILDVVGTRSIFDYKRVLNPKGRYVMIGGPMSRILQLLILGPMIYKTESKKMAILIHKPNKNDQNFLKELFVAGKLVPIIDRRYSLHQVEEAILHLGEGNVRGKVVVCIANDQT; this is encoded by the coding sequence ATGAAAGCAATGGTATACAATAAATACGGAACGACTAACGTTCTTAGCCTAAAAGAACTAGAAATACCAGCTCTAAAACAAAATGAAGTATTGGTAAAGATTCATGCAGCTTCTGTGAATTCCTGGGACTGGGACCTTCTTAGAGGTAAACCATTCCTGAATCGCCTTGGGGGTCTTCTAAAACCAAAATACAAAATCCTGGGTGCGGATATAGCCGGAAAGGTTGAAGCAATTGGTAGAGAAGTCAATCATATCTCTGTCGAGGATGAGGTATTCGGAGACATATCCTGGTGTGGTTGGGGTGGGTTTGCGGAATATGTATGTGTGAATGCAGAGGCATTAACGTTAAAGCCAACCAGTATGACATTTGAGGAGGCTGCTGCGATACCACAAGCGGGAGTTCTAGCTCTACAGGGTCTTCGTGATATAGGACAGATTCATGAAGCTAAAAAAGTCTTAATTAATGGTGCGGGTGGAGGCGTTGGGACATTTGCATTGCAAATTGCCAAATTATATGGAGCTGAAGTAACTTGTGTGGACAGTAAGAAAAAATTAGATACTCTTAAGTCCATTGGTGCAGACCATGTTATTGATTACACTGAAGAAGATTTCGTACAAAAAGGACAGTTTTATGATTTGATTCTCGATGTTGTAGGAACTCGGTCTATTTTCGATTACAAGCGGGTACTAAATCCTAAAGGAAGATATGTTATGATCGGAGGCCCCATGTCTCGAATCTTGCAACTGTTGATACTGGGACCCATGATTTATAAAACTGAAAGTAAGAAAATGGCTATTCTAATTCATAAACCTAACAAAAATGACCAAAATTTTTTAAAGGAACTTTTCGTTGCTGGTAAACTTGTACCTATTATAGATAGACGATACTCGTTACATCAGGTTGAAGAGGCTATTCTTCATCTTGGCGAAGGAAACGTCAGGGGAAAGGTGGTCGTCTGCATAGCAAATGATCAGACCTAA
- the ilvA gene encoding threonine ammonia-lyase IlvA, with amino-acid sequence MGNVKETIKIENILVAHSTLKDVVNNTQLQRDPILSERYDCNVYLKREDQQVIRSFKIRGAYNCINNLQPDQLENGVVCASAGNHSQGVAYTCRKLNIPARIFMPSTTPNQKVSQARFFGGKNVEIILTGDTFDSAYAEAIQYAKAHGMAFIHPFDNPDVIAGQGTVGVEILHDIDRPIDYMFMSIGGGSLISGVGTYVKCVSPSTKIIGVEPAGAASMNASIKEEKVVTLPQIDTFVDGAAVKQVGHLTFDICKEFLDDIVTVPEGKICTTLLELYSKNAIVVEPAGALSIAALDFYQDEIRGKTIVCIVSGGNNDISRMQEITERSLIYEGLKYYFIINFPQRPRALREFLDKVLGPNDDITRFEYTKKNSKDNGPALVGIELSCKEDYEPLVQRMNANGIQYMEINHDPTLFNLLI; translated from the coding sequence GTAACGTGTATTTAAAAAGGGAGGATCAGCAGGTAATACGATCCTTCAAAATACGTGGAGCGTATAATTGTATTAACAATTTGCAGCCCGATCAGCTTGAAAATGGTGTAGTGTGTGCTAGCGCAGGTAACCATTCGCAGGGTGTGGCTTATACATGCCGAAAATTAAACATCCCTGCTAGAATCTTCATGCCAAGTACGACACCAAATCAAAAGGTATCACAAGCGCGATTTTTTGGTGGAAAGAATGTGGAAATTATTTTAACTGGTGATACATTTGATAGTGCCTATGCTGAAGCTATTCAGTATGCAAAAGCGCACGGTATGGCATTTATCCATCCGTTTGACAATCCAGATGTAATTGCAGGGCAAGGAACAGTTGGTGTAGAAATTTTACACGATATTGATCGGCCAATTGATTATATGTTTATGTCAATTGGTGGAGGTAGTTTAATTTCAGGAGTTGGAACATATGTGAAGTGCGTTTCTCCATCTACTAAGATTATCGGAGTAGAACCAGCAGGAGCTGCTTCGATGAATGCATCCATAAAAGAAGAAAAAGTCGTCACGCTTCCACAAATCGATACGTTTGTTGATGGAGCAGCTGTGAAGCAGGTAGGACATTTGACATTTGATATCTGTAAAGAATTTCTTGATGACATTGTGACTGTACCTGAAGGTAAAATATGCACAACGCTTTTGGAGTTGTACAGCAAAAATGCCATTGTTGTAGAGCCGGCTGGTGCATTGTCAATTGCTGCATTAGACTTTTACCAAGATGAAATTCGAGGCAAAACAATTGTATGTATTGTGAGTGGGGGAAATAACGATATCAGCCGTATGCAGGAAATTACAGAACGGTCACTTATCTATGAAGGATTAAAGTATTACTTTATCATTAATTTCCCACAACGTCCGCGTGCTTTACGTGAATTTCTTGATAAAGTACTTGGACCAAATGATGATATTACTCGCTTTGAATACACGAAAAAGAACAGTAAGGATAATGGACCAGCTCTTGTTGGGATTGAATTATCGTGTAAAGAGGATTACGAACCGTTGGTTCAGCGTATGAATGCAAATGGTATTCAGTATATGGAGATTAATCACGATCCAACGTTGTTTAATTTGCTCATATAA
- the istA gene encoding IS21 family transposase, with protein sequence MIQYRKILELHDEGISLRGISSSTGNSRQKVTEVIELAKKKGLTCPFDEEMNDKWIEEFLFPEKSFEASGRQPIDFEYIHRELAKPNVTLSLLHYEYEVASRANNKIPYSYRSFSRYYSNYAQKYKATMRIWRKPGEILEVDWAGSTAFIIDRDTGEKVKAYVFVATLPCSQLSYAEATLSMDLHAWIGAHIRAYEYFGGSTQIVVSDNLKTGVTKHTSRELVLNPTYKEMANHYNTIVMPARVRSPKDKPSVEGSVGNISTWIIAALRNTHCFSIEELNEEVRKKLDEFNHRPFTRKKGNRYSAFEEEEKYALSPLPDMPYKISEWRTAKVRPDYHISVESMFYSVPYEYINRQVDVKLSSDMVVVYFNHMWLTSHKRLYGRFGQISTVREHMPDNHKLFLDQTPEVAIEWAESIGSSTLCVVQSLLDTYQSEKQALQSIFSLKKMEHRYTKYEIELACKMVLSMTRRPTVKSIQTILKNNKKKDAEQELKQNTEITDTNYGFTRGASYYGGKDKC encoded by the coding sequence ATGATCCAATATCGTAAGATACTGGAATTACATGATGAGGGAATCAGTCTTAGAGGGATTTCTTCTAGTACTGGCAACTCTCGGCAGAAAGTAACAGAGGTCATTGAATTGGCTAAGAAGAAGGGATTGACTTGTCCGTTTGACGAGGAAATGAATGATAAATGGATTGAGGAATTTCTTTTTCCTGAGAAGTCATTTGAGGCTTCTGGAAGGCAACCTATCGACTTTGAATATATTCATAGAGAGTTGGCCAAACCAAACGTTACCCTTTCCCTATTGCACTATGAATACGAAGTGGCAAGCCGGGCGAATAACAAAATTCCTTATTCATATCGAAGTTTCAGTCGCTATTATAGCAATTATGCGCAAAAATACAAAGCTACCATGCGTATCTGGAGAAAACCGGGGGAAATTTTAGAGGTGGATTGGGCAGGATCCACAGCCTTTATCATTGATAGGGATACGGGGGAAAAGGTGAAAGCATATGTGTTTGTGGCGACATTGCCGTGCAGCCAACTTTCCTATGCGGAAGCAACCCTTTCAATGGATTTACATGCCTGGATTGGAGCACATATTCGAGCGTATGAATACTTCGGTGGTTCTACCCAAATAGTTGTATCGGATAATCTGAAGACGGGCGTGACAAAACATACTTCAAGGGAACTTGTATTGAATCCAACCTACAAGGAAATGGCCAATCATTACAATACAATCGTCATGCCAGCACGTGTACGCAGCCCTAAAGATAAACCAAGTGTCGAGGGCTCTGTCGGGAATATTTCGACATGGATCATAGCTGCATTAAGGAATACCCACTGTTTTAGTATTGAAGAGTTGAATGAAGAAGTAAGAAAGAAATTAGATGAATTCAATCATCGTCCTTTTACCCGAAAGAAAGGAAACCGTTATTCCGCATTTGAAGAAGAGGAGAAATATGCGCTTTCCCCTCTTCCGGACATGCCCTATAAGATATCAGAGTGGAGGACGGCAAAAGTGCGACCGGATTACCACATATCCGTTGAAAGCATGTTTTATTCAGTTCCATACGAATACATCAATCGGCAAGTGGATGTGAAGCTTTCAAGTGATATGGTAGTCGTCTACTTCAATCATATGTGGTTGACTTCACATAAAAGATTATATGGGAGATTCGGGCAGATATCAACTGTCCGGGAACATATGCCAGACAATCATAAATTATTCTTGGACCAAACCCCTGAAGTGGCGATTGAATGGGCAGAAAGCATTGGTTCTTCAACATTGTGCGTTGTGCAATCTCTTTTAGATACCTATCAATCTGAAAAACAAGCATTACAATCAATCTTTTCTTTAAAGAAAATGGAGCATCGTTATACCAAATATGAAATAGAACTTGCATGTAAAATGGTGCTCTCCATGACAAGAAGACCGACGGTCAAAAGCATTCAGACGATATTGAAAAACAACAAGAAAAAGGATGCAGAACAAGAATTGAAGCAAAACACAGAAATAACCGACACCAACTATGGCTTCACCCGTGGGGCTTCTTATTATGGAGGAAAAGATAAATGTTAA
- a CDS encoding tyrosine-type recombinase/integrase gives MEKGDRRAGKKVKKVRTNRSEVSHTLNDLFTIFYESKEAEGRSYGTLHQYQLNYQSFIRYLEAKQLGFTTDVITADVIRKYIVYMMKEAVQFEESKFKPTKSKIIGLSPVTINTRLKTLRVLFKFLEEEGLIGFNPMNSIKNVTENEEQIEVLTIDELNSLLRVPNQRDYSGFRDFVLMNILIDGMTRISETLALKVSDIDFHSQIITIQAKNAKNRKSRLIPIQKQSLQLLKELIVENEEFDSDFVFLTNYGERMQRNHFGKRLKEYAEEAGIKKNVHPHLFRHTSATMFLENGGDIRHLQMLLGHSDLRMVIKYTHLSTKSLVEQHKQYSAMGQLSRISKKQKRKSLR, from the coding sequence ATGGAAAAAGGGGATAGAAGAGCAGGAAAAAAAGTGAAGAAAGTGAGAACGAACAGGAGTGAAGTTTCACACACACTGAATGACTTGTTCACAATTTTTTATGAATCAAAAGAAGCAGAGGGGCGTTCTTATGGTACATTACATCAATATCAGCTCAATTATCAGTCATTTATTAGGTATCTGGAAGCCAAGCAATTAGGATTTACTACGGATGTTATTACTGCGGATGTTATACGCAAGTATATCGTTTACATGATGAAAGAAGCGGTTCAATTTGAGGAATCTAAATTTAAACCAACCAAGTCTAAAATAATTGGATTATCGCCAGTAACTATTAATACACGATTAAAAACTCTTCGAGTTTTGTTTAAGTTCTTGGAAGAAGAAGGTCTTATCGGTTTCAATCCAATGAATTCTATTAAGAATGTAACTGAAAATGAGGAACAAATTGAAGTGCTGACGATTGATGAACTGAATTCTTTGCTTCGAGTGCCTAATCAAAGAGATTATAGTGGTTTTCGGGACTTTGTGTTAATGAATATCCTAATAGATGGGATGACAAGAATATCGGAAACACTTGCGTTAAAAGTGTCCGATATAGATTTTCACTCGCAGATTATAACAATTCAAGCGAAGAATGCAAAAAATCGTAAATCTCGACTAATACCAATCCAGAAACAATCCTTACAGTTATTAAAAGAACTGATAGTTGAAAATGAGGAGTTTGATTCAGACTTTGTCTTTCTAACCAACTATGGAGAACGGATGCAAAGAAATCATTTTGGAAAAAGATTAAAGGAGTATGCTGAAGAAGCTGGTATTAAGAAAAACGTTCATCCCCATCTTTTTAGGCACACAAGTGCCACAATGTTTCTTGAAAATGGTGGAGATATACGTCACCTCCAAATGTTGCTGGGCCACTCTGATTTACGCATGGTCATTAAATATACCCATTTATCAACTAAATCCTTAGTTGAACAGCATAAACAGTATTCTGCAATGGGGCAATTGAGTAGGATATCCAAAAAACAAAAACGTAAGTCTTTAAGATAA
- a CDS encoding tyrosine-type recombinase/integrase, with protein MFVTERNSNLDGINKGNHPHQLRHIYATHLLCNGAPLGVIQSLLGFEKSKSTRTLAQVRGNIRQKLHRKYFQKGMAMPL; from the coding sequence ATTTTTGTAACTGAACGAAATTCAAATCTGGATGGTATCAACAAAGGAAATCATCCGCACCAACTCAGACACATCTATGCCACTCATTTATTGTGCAATGGAGCACCTTTGGGTGTTATTCAAAGCCTGCTTGGTTTTGAGAAAAGTAAATCCACACGGACTCTTGCCCAAGTTAGAGGAAACATCAGACAGAAATTACACCGGAAATATTTTCAGAAAGGAATGGCGATGCCTCTATAA
- a CDS encoding MarR family winged helix-turn-helix transcriptional regulator, translated as MDIYRELFLMQQNFATLFSLANKIQVKGDKSLEILTSRQYMAMLAIGHLPESETTLNNIARKLGTTKQSVKQLITIMENKGYVIVAPSKKDKRAVNIKITKSGKTALLVVAEKGIFFLEELFKKFSTEELETMWGLLKKLYSFDGEEQDGFEEEGNLKIDEDTNELQLKIMKEFERRRIQAINVEIKSEK; from the coding sequence ATGGATATTTACAGAGAACTATTTTTAATGCAGCAAAATTTCGCTACTTTATTTTCTCTTGCAAATAAAATTCAGGTTAAGGGTGATAAATCCCTTGAGATTTTAACATCAAGACAGTATATGGCAATGTTGGCAATTGGCCACTTACCTGAAAGTGAAACGACCTTGAATAATATTGCTAGAAAATTAGGAACCACAAAACAGAGCGTGAAACAGTTAATTACAATCATGGAAAATAAGGGATATGTTATTGTGGCTCCCAGTAAGAAAGATAAACGTGCGGTAAATATAAAAATCACTAAATCTGGAAAAACGGCATTGCTTGTTGTTGCAGAAAAAGGAATCTTCTTTTTGGAAGAACTTTTTAAAAAGTTTTCAACTGAAGAATTGGAAACAATGTGGGGCCTTTTAAAGAAACTTTATAGTTTTGACGGTGAAGAACAAGACGGTTTTGAAGAGGAGGGGAACTTGAAAATAGATGAAGATACCAATGAATTACAATTGAAAATAATGAAGGAGTTTGAAAGACGAAGAATTCAAGCAATTAACGTGGAAATAAAATCTGAAAAATAA